The following proteins come from a genomic window of Alphaproteobacteria bacterium:
- a CDS encoding UDP-N-acetylmuramoyl-tripeptide--D-alanyl-D-alanine ligase, translating into MTYILSNETKKIMWTAKKIAKILNTPYEGRDIEVENFHFDTRLLGKNDCFIALDKGHEYLKNSGAVLTIGEHDADLIVKNSHKALWQLAEYARDHSKAKRIAITGSVGKTTTKHFLHQALSQVYKNVVASDKSYNNHIGVPLTLTKLKEDTDIGIFEIGSNHPGEIAPLSKLVQPDIAVVTNISEAHIGNYKDGLEGIRKEKFSIKDGLKKEGIFIGPDVMFQDVDVSFPQEHHKKNLSIVIEILKALGISLHQIDFSKLTVPSSRGKIHKITLNGKRLTIIDDAYNAPYLGMKAALYELSKYQGRRVAVLADMGELGEHEDRLHKEIINYARSLSIDEIIPCGSLFAKVLKVKPVDKANLLEWFKDGDSILFKGSNVSGLGRVVQKILNKI; encoded by the coding sequence ATGACCTATATCCTTTCGAATGAAACAAAAAAAATAATGTGGACCGCGAAGAAAATTGCAAAGATACTTAATACTCCATATGAAGGGCGAGATATTGAGGTTGAAAACTTCCATTTTGATACGAGGTTGTTGGGTAAAAATGACTGTTTTATTGCTTTGGATAAGGGTCATGAGTATCTAAAAAATTCTGGTGCTGTGTTAACAATTGGTGAGCATGATGCAGATTTAATTGTGAAGAATTCCCATAAGGCGTTGTGGCAATTGGCAGAATATGCGCGAGATCATAGTAAAGCAAAGAGAATTGCAATTACTGGAAGTGTCGGAAAGACAACAACTAAGCATTTTCTGCATCAAGCATTGTCGCAAGTTTATAAAAATGTTGTTGCATCGGATAAGAGTTATAATAATCACATTGGCGTTCCATTAACGTTAACAAAACTAAAAGAAGATACGGATATCGGGATTTTTGAAATAGGTTCAAATCATCCTGGGGAAATTGCCCCGTTGAGTAAGCTGGTTCAGCCTGATATTGCGGTGGTAACAAATATTTCTGAAGCACATATTGGAAATTATAAAGATGGTTTAGAGGGCATTCGAAAAGAAAAGTTTTCTATTAAAGATGGGTTAAAGAAAGAGGGAATTTTTATCGGTCCAGATGTAATGTTTCAAGATGTGGATGTATCTTTTCCTCAAGAGCACCATAAAAAAAATCTTTCTATTGTTATAGAAATTTTAAAAGCTTTAGGTATTTCACTGCATCAAATTGATTTTTCAAAATTAACCGTACCCTCTTCGAGAGGCAAGATTCACAAAATCACTCTAAACGGAAAGCGACTTACAATCATCGATGATGCATATAACGCACCATATCTTGGCATGAAGGCCGCGCTATATGAATTGTCGAAATATCAGGGCAGAAGGGTTGCTGTGTTGGCTGATATGGGTGAATTGGGCGAGCATGAAGACAGATTGCATAAAGAGATAATAAATTATGCAAGGTCCTTAAGTATTGATGAAATTATTCCATGTGGGTCGTTATTTGCAAAGGTCTTAAAAGTAAAGCCTGTAGACAAGGCAAATCTTTTGGAATGGTTCAAAGATGGTGATAGCATTTTATTTAAAGGTTCTAATGTAAGCGGTTTAGGGCGTGTTGTGCAGAAAATTTTAAATAAAATTTGA